The following proteins are encoded in a genomic region of Phycisphaera sp.:
- a CDS encoding bifunctional 5,10-methylenetetrahydrofolate dehydrogenase/5,10-methenyltetrahydrofolate cyclohydrolase has product MSEAQIIDGRALAARYRREIAERVAALKALVKTVRLDALLVDDGDSAARQYADSQRRTCEKLGIEYKLHSLPATSGFDDIAGRVLLLNTQDSCHAIMVHMPMPEGVDPYEVQRRIDSDKDVEGVNPANIGNVVYGRSSLAPCTALATLRMIRSTGVDLKGARCVVVGAGDVVGKPIAVLLMQEEATVFSCNEHTEGIEDLARSADVLIAAAGVPELVKGDWIKPGAVVVDVGVNRVPHAGGSARTVGDVAFDEAKKVAGFISPVPGGVGPMTVAMLLRNVVAAAEGGASDL; this is encoded by the coding sequence GTGAGCGAAGCACAGATCATCGACGGCAGGGCCCTGGCCGCCCGGTATCGCAGAGAGATCGCCGAGCGCGTGGCCGCGCTCAAGGCCCTCGTGAAGACCGTCCGGCTTGATGCCCTGCTGGTGGACGACGGCGACAGCGCCGCCAGGCAATACGCCGACAGCCAGCGGCGGACCTGCGAGAAGCTGGGCATCGAGTACAAGCTGCACAGCCTGCCGGCAACGTCTGGCTTCGACGATATCGCCGGCCGCGTGCTGCTGCTGAACACCCAGGACAGTTGCCACGCCATCATGGTGCACATGCCCATGCCCGAGGGCGTGGATCCATACGAGGTGCAGCGGCGGATCGATTCGGACAAGGACGTCGAGGGCGTGAACCCGGCCAACATCGGCAACGTGGTCTACGGCCGGAGCAGCCTCGCGCCGTGTACGGCTCTGGCCACGCTGCGGATGATCCGATCAACTGGTGTGGACCTCAAGGGTGCTCGCTGCGTGGTCGTGGGGGCCGGGGACGTCGTGGGTAAGCCCATCGCCGTCTTGCTGATGCAAGAGGAGGCCACGGTCTTCAGCTGCAACGAGCACACCGAGGGCATCGAAGATCTAGCACGGTCGGCCGACGTTCTGATCGCTGCCGCGGGCGTGCCAGAGTTGGTCAAGGGTGATTGGATCAAGCCCGGCGCGGTCGTGGTCGACGTTGGCGTGAACCGCGTGCCCCACGCTGGCGGCTCGGCGCGCACCGTGGGCGACGTGGCCTTCGACGAGGCCAAGAAGGTTGCGGGGTTCATTAGCCCCGTGCCCGGGGGTGTGGGGCCGATGACGGTGGCGATGCTGCTGCGCAATGTTGTTGCCGCCGCCGAGGGTGGCGCGAGCGACCTGTAG
- the ligA gene encoding NAD-dependent DNA ligase LigA: MAKSEPKGAPKPDEPARIAELRDLLTRANRAYYVDADPVMSDTEFDRLLDELAGLEERHPDLTDPASPTVRVGGEPIEGFVTRDHARPMMSIDNTYNEAEVRAWVVRISKALKDDGEGSAEANRFVCDPKVDGVAVSLRYEKGELAHALTRGDGTRGDDVTHTVRTVRAIPLRLDAPKKKLPDVLEVRGELFIPLSQFARINRERAEAGEAPLMNPRNATAGTIKMLDPTVAADRKLGFVAHGRGEVDGGFAESFTEFLGTIKAMGVAVSPMSTTARDAEAVLAAIEQFNTDRHDLDYLTDGMVVRVNRFAQQEKLGVTSKSPRWAIAYKYAAERAHTVMLGVEHQVGKTGKITPRATMEPVLLAGTTVQHATLHNYGQIAQKDIRIGDTVEIEKAGEIIPYVLGVVASARSKDSTKIKAPKECPACGGVVEVEPAEAEDEPKLETTRRCVNPECPAQVREKLVWFVGRRQMDIDGLGEKTIDLIRENVDIPLEHFADIFRLHEHEDTLKELEGLGEKSVALMLKGIEDSKNRGMARVLAGLGMRHVGESTAKALARVFPSVDALLEAEVWQLMPTALNSMSQAERKRLIGSTDKLEDPPETGLGALTAPVVHEYLHSKAARQTFDDLRSVGVDLSSKDYVDPAARVEAGSDSAFAGRKFVMTGSLERFERGALKDILEGLGAKVSGSVSKNTDVLVAGEKAGSKLDKARELGVEIWDEPKLLNELPPEHVPG, from the coding sequence ATGGCAAAGAGTGAGCCAAAGGGAGCACCCAAGCCCGACGAGCCGGCTCGCATCGCCGAACTGCGCGACCTGCTGACACGGGCCAACCGGGCGTACTACGTCGACGCCGACCCGGTCATGAGCGACACCGAGTTCGACCGCCTGCTTGACGAGTTGGCCGGCCTCGAAGAACGGCACCCCGACCTGACCGACCCCGCCAGCCCAACCGTGCGCGTGGGCGGCGAGCCCATCGAGGGCTTCGTCACCCGCGACCACGCCCGGCCCATGATGAGCATCGACAACACCTACAACGAGGCCGAAGTTCGGGCCTGGGTCGTCCGGATCTCCAAGGCCCTGAAAGATGACGGCGAGGGCTCGGCCGAGGCCAACCGCTTCGTGTGCGATCCCAAGGTCGACGGCGTCGCCGTCAGCCTCCGATACGAGAAGGGCGAGCTGGCCCACGCGCTCACTCGTGGCGATGGCACACGCGGCGACGACGTGACCCACACCGTGCGCACGGTGCGGGCCATCCCCCTGCGGCTCGATGCACCCAAGAAGAAGCTGCCCGACGTGCTCGAAGTCCGCGGCGAGCTGTTCATCCCGCTGTCGCAGTTCGCCCGCATCAACCGCGAGCGGGCCGAGGCCGGCGAGGCCCCGCTCATGAACCCCCGCAACGCGACGGCGGGCACCATCAAGATGCTCGACCCCACCGTGGCGGCCGATCGCAAACTCGGCTTTGTCGCCCACGGCCGGGGCGAGGTCGATGGCGGGTTCGCCGAATCGTTTACCGAGTTCCTGGGCACCATCAAGGCGATGGGCGTGGCGGTGAGCCCGATGTCGACGACCGCGCGCGACGCCGAGGCGGTGCTGGCGGCGATCGAGCAATTTAATACTGATCGCCACGACCTGGACTACCTGACCGACGGAATGGTGGTGCGTGTCAACCGCTTCGCGCAGCAGGAGAAGCTGGGCGTGACCAGCAAGAGCCCGCGGTGGGCCATCGCGTACAAGTACGCCGCCGAGCGCGCACACACGGTCATGTTGGGTGTGGAACACCAGGTCGGCAAGACGGGCAAGATCACCCCCCGCGCCACCATGGAGCCCGTGCTGCTGGCGGGCACGACCGTGCAACACGCCACGCTGCACAACTACGGCCAGATCGCCCAGAAGGACATCCGCATCGGCGACACGGTCGAGATCGAGAAGGCGGGTGAGATCATTCCATACGTGCTGGGGGTGGTCGCTTCGGCGCGGTCGAAGGACAGCACCAAGATCAAGGCGCCAAAGGAATGCCCGGCGTGCGGGGGTGTCGTCGAGGTCGAGCCGGCCGAGGCCGAGGATGAACCGAAGCTGGAGACCACCCGCCGCTGCGTGAACCCCGAGTGCCCCGCACAGGTGCGCGAGAAGCTGGTGTGGTTCGTGGGGCGGCGGCAGATGGATATCGACGGGCTGGGCGAGAAAACCATCGACCTGATCCGCGAGAACGTTGACATCCCGCTGGAGCACTTTGCCGACATCTTCCGCCTACACGAGCACGAGGACACGCTGAAGGAGCTCGAAGGGCTGGGCGAAAAATCGGTGGCTTTGATGCTCAAGGGCATCGAAGACTCCAAGAACCGTGGCATGGCGCGCGTGCTGGCAGGGCTGGGCATGCGCCATGTTGGCGAGAGCACGGCCAAGGCGCTCGCGCGTGTGTTCCCGTCGGTCGATGCCTTGCTGGAAGCCGAAGTGTGGCAACTCATGCCCACGGCCCTGAACTCCATGAGCCAAGCCGAGCGGAAGCGGTTGATAGGCTCGACTGACAAACTGGAAGACCCGCCCGAGACGGGATTGGGCGCGCTGACCGCGCCCGTCGTGCACGAGTACCTGCACTCCAAGGCGGCACGCCAGACGTTCGATGACCTGCGATCGGTGGGCGTTGATCTATCGAGCAAGGACTACGTTGATCCGGCCGCACGTGTGGAAGCGGGTAGTGATAGTGCCTTTGCCGGCCGCAAGTTCGTGATGACCGGCTCGCTCGAACGCTTCGAGCGTGGGGCGCTCAAGGACATTCTCGAAGGTCTGGGAGCGAAGGTGTCGGGCTCGGTGAGCAAGAACACCGACGTCCTCGTCGCCGGCGAGAAGGCCGGCAGCAAGCTCGACAAGGCCCGGGAACTGGGCGTCGAGATATGGGACGAGCCAAAACTGCTCAATGAGTTGCCGCCAGAGCATGTTCCTGGGTGA